A part of Paramisgurnus dabryanus chromosome 15, PD_genome_1.1, whole genome shotgun sequence genomic DNA contains:
- the dipk2b gene encoding divergent protein kinase domain 2B: MAGIWLKAWTLHLLLALGASEPPLVPQEKLYDFRRNLLGLDKCNACIGTSICKKFFKDEIRFERWLTVQPSLYTADEQSYEANYTDSTAGWRTVVVSHLMSSHLHQRSDNSICSSAGKGKSCSIEAVLRATPRFQRWVHSNLLLPSMVQGLATPMLRCPSQRLLDRIVRRYFEVIDVGSVQMKHFTEKDKLRLLYTLAVNQQALILQMFPGTEGWPFLRYHGSCGRVMVWAGSTPIRSLFSSLMELRADVAYQLLQITQSLSSNSLQFNLFYTNVTEDMFGTLEDGRVFIVDTGTIGIIDLKEGYPPDEDLQTKHIDVFSCLTGSCKQSPPCGAVRAAQSFILLCRHVLHNLLGPNDVRSRQLPRAALDELTICSDQSQSDRRIMDAVQALKNILQSLRPCSPLYGYRYPECLYNDKF; the protein is encoded by the exons ATGGCAGGTATATGGTTAAAGGCCTGGACACTGCATCTTTTACTGGCACTTGGTGCTTCAGAGCCACCACTAGTACCTCAAGAGAAATTGTATGACTTCAGAAGGAACCTCTTGGGTTTGGATAAATGCAATGCCTGCATCGGAACTTCCATTTGCAAGAAGTTTTTCAAGGATGAAATAAG GTTTGAAAGATGGCTGACAGTGCAGCCTAGTCTATATACAGCAGATGAACAGTCCTACGAGGCAAACTACACGGACAGCACGGCGGGCTGGAGGACGGTGGTGGTGTCTCACTTAATGTCTTCTCACCTGCACCAGAGATCAGACAATAGCATTTGCAGCTCAGCAGGCAAAGGGAAATCCTGTAGCATTGAAGCCGTCCTCAGGGCCACTCCACGCTTCCAACGTTGGGTTCATTCCAACCTGCTGCTTCCCAGCATGGTGCAG GGTCTGGCCACCCCAATGCTGCGCTGTCCATCACAAAGGCTGCTGGACCGCATTGTACGACGCTACTTTGAAGTGATTGATGTGGGCAGTGTGCAGATGAAGCACTTCACTGAAAAGGACAAACTTAGACTTCTTTATACCCTGGCTGTCAATCAACAGGCCCTCATCCTACAG ATGTTTCCAGGCACGGAGGGCTGGCCCTTCCTGCGCTATCATGGCTCCTGTGGAAGGGTGATGGTGTGGGCAGGGAGCACACCCATAAGGAGCCTGTTCTCCTCTCTAATGGAACTGCGAGCTGACGTAGCATACCAGCTTCTTCAAATCACCCAAAGTCTGAGCTCCAACAGCCTTCAGTTTAACCTCTTCTATACCAATGTCACAGAGGACATGTTTGGGACTTTGGAAGACGGCAGGGTCTTCATAGTTGACACGGGCACCATAGGGATCATCGACTTAAAGGAAG GATATCCTCCCGATGAAGACTTGCAAACCAAGCATATTGACGTCTTCTCCTGTCTAACTGGATCTTGTAAGCAAAGTCCACCATGCGGGGCTGTCCGAGCAGCACAGAGTTTTATCCTGCTTTGTAGACATGTCCTCCACAACCTGCTTGGTCCTAATGACGTACGGTCTCGTCAGCTTCCCAGAGCAGCACTCGATGAGCTCACAATCTGCTCGGACCAATCTCAGTCTGACCGGAGAATAATGGATGCCGTCCAAGCCctgaaaaacattttacagtcCCTAAGACCATGCAGTCCTCTCTATGGATACAGGTACCCTGAATGCCTCTATAATGACAAATTCTAG